The Papio anubis isolate 15944 chromosome 1, Panubis1.0, whole genome shotgun sequence genome window below encodes:
- the LOC101007373 gene encoding alpha-1,6-mannosyl-glycoprotein 4-beta-N-acetylglucosaminyltransferase-like yields the protein MQRDSPLLQHASYQFLAGVPPQEKRLLTMGIASMQHLCGSYLLDTLQSVFQASSEHELEYIVVLVHLSGPDPEWLVQTTVNISALFPAQIGAGKLLVIHGGSPLPGDLSDVNHSSPCEALYSRQKVDHALLMNFASNLSDYFLLLEDHIHCIPKFATAISPALSAWKELPWVILEFSHLSISGKVFRTSDLACLTAFLFLFHKDTHTHLLLSKFGFLLGETVSISLTPSLFHSRDYNFTSKDRCYQKEKVKEENLGEPNNPPALIYTNMVMKSFHQPKYAYSLKENYFQTKYLIPGHSYTVVFSQTHEVIQIQFLTGIGKQAGQVELGYKPVLEGKVCARYTLLGPLIKGKFNQKVYNEDFVGTVRCVRLLVTGSQESTGSTSGLSLRKDRDQRVNVNSGRIRFGDVLNTDDKKLKL from the exons ATGCAGAGAGACTCCCCTCTTCTCCAGCATGCCAGCTACCAATTCCTGGCTGGAGTCCCTCCCCAGGAAAAGA GACTGCTGACTATGGGGATTGCCTCAATGCAGCATCTTTGTGGGAGCTACCTCTTGGACACCCTGCAGTCCGTGTTCCAAGCTTCCTCAGAACATGAGCTGGAGTATATTGTGGTGCTGGTCCACCTGTCAGGTCCTGACCCTGAATGGCTCGTCCAAACAACTGTCAATATTTCAGCTCTCTTTCCAGCACAGATTGGGGCCGGGAAGCTGCTGGTCATCCATGGTGGCTCCCCTCTCCCAGGAGATCTGAGTGACGTTAATCACTCGTCACCCTGTGAAGCCCTCTATTCCAGGCAGAAAGTAGACCATGCCCTCCTCATGAACTTTGCTAGCAACCTCTCTGATTACTTTCTATTGCTGGAAGATCATATTCATTGCATCCCCAAATTCGCTACTGCCATCTCTCCGGCATTATCAGCCTGGAAAGAACTACCTTGGGTGATCCTGGAGTTCTCCCACCTGAGCATCTCTGGGAAAGTTTTCCGTACCAGTGACCTCGCCTGCCTGACCGCTTTCTTGTTCCTCTTCCATAAGGACACTCATACTCACTTGCTTCTCTCAAAATTTGGTTTCCTGCTGGGCGAGACAGTTTCAATTAGCCTCACTCCCAGTCTCTTCCACTCTAGGGACTATAATTTTACTTCCAAGGACAGATGTTaccaaaaagagaaagtaaaggaagagaatCTTGGTGAGCccaacaatcctcctgccctcaTTTACACTAACATGGTAATGAAAAGCTTTCATCAGCCAAAATATGCCTATTCACTGAAGGAAAATTACTTCCAGACTAAGTATCTCATTCCAGGCCATTCATATACTGTGGTTTTCAGTCAGACTCACGAGGTGATCCAGATACAGTTTCTGACAGGCATTGGTAAGCAGGCTGGACAGGTAGAACTGGGCTATAAGCCTGTTCTGGAGGGAAAAGTGTGTGCCCGCTATACCCTGCTGGGACCACTGATAAAGGGGAAATTCAATCAGAAGGTGTACAATGAAGACTTTGTGGGGACAGTGAGATGCGTACGACTGCTGGTAACAGGCTCTCAGGAGTCCACAGGATCAACATCTGGATTAAGTCTGAGAAAGGATAGGGATCAAAGGGTCAATGTGAATTCTGGAAGGATCAGGTTTGGAGATGTACTCAACACAGATGATAAGAAATTAAAGCTTTGA